One segment of Pseudomonas sp. FP2196 DNA contains the following:
- the hmgA gene encoding homogentisate 1,2-dioxygenase produces MNLDSTASTLAYQSGFGNEFSSEALPGALPVGQNSPQKAPYGLYTELFSGTAFTMTRSEARRTWMYRIQPSANHPAFVKLERQLAGGPLGEVTPNRLRWNPLDIPSEPTDFIDGLVSMAANSGAEKPNGISIYNYAANRSMERVFFNADGELLLVPQLGRLRIATELGVLEVAPLEIAVLPRGLKFRVEILDPQARGYVAENHGAPLRLPDLGPIGSNGLANPRDFLTPVAAYENLQQPTTLVQKFLGQLWGTELNHSPLNVVAWHGNNVPYKYDLRRFNTIGTVSFDHPDPSIFTVLTSPTSVHGLANLDFVIFPPRWMVAENTFRPPWFHRNLMNEFMGLIQGEYDAKAEGFVPGGASLHSCMSAHGPDGETCTKAINAELKPAKIDNTMAFMFETSQVLRPSRFALDCPQLQSTYDACWATLPATFDPTRR; encoded by the coding sequence ATGAACCTCGATTCAACCGCGTCGACGCTGGCTTATCAGTCTGGTTTCGGCAACGAATTCAGCTCTGAAGCGTTGCCCGGCGCACTGCCTGTTGGTCAGAATTCCCCGCAAAAAGCCCCGTACGGCCTGTACACCGAATTGTTCTCCGGCACCGCGTTCACCATGACCCGCAGTGAAGCGCGGCGTACCTGGATGTACCGGATTCAGCCGTCGGCCAATCACCCGGCGTTCGTCAAACTGGAGCGGCAACTGGCGGGCGGCCCGTTGGGTGAAGTGACCCCCAATCGCCTGCGGTGGAACCCTTTGGACATCCCGAGTGAGCCGACCGATTTCATCGACGGTCTGGTGAGCATGGCGGCCAACTCCGGTGCCGAGAAACCGAACGGGATCAGTATTTATAACTACGCGGCCAACCGCTCGATGGAGCGCGTATTTTTCAACGCTGACGGCGAACTGCTGTTGGTGCCGCAACTTGGACGTCTGCGCATCGCCACCGAACTGGGCGTGCTGGAAGTGGCGCCGCTGGAAATCGCCGTGTTGCCGCGCGGTCTGAAATTCCGTGTCGAGATACTCGATCCTCAGGCTCGCGGCTACGTTGCCGAGAACCACGGCGCGCCACTGCGTCTGCCGGATCTGGGGCCCATCGGCAGCAACGGTCTGGCCAATCCGCGCGACTTCCTGACGCCGGTCGCCGCCTACGAAAACCTGCAACAACCGACCACACTGGTGCAGAAATTCCTCGGCCAGTTGTGGGGTACCGAACTCAATCACTCACCGCTGAACGTTGTCGCCTGGCACGGCAACAACGTGCCTTACAAATATGACCTGCGCCGTTTCAACACCATCGGCACAGTCAGTTTCGATCATCCGGACCCGTCGATCTTCACCGTGCTGACGTCGCCGACCAGCGTGCACGGTCTGGCCAACCTCGACTTCGTGATCTTCCCGCCGCGCTGGATGGTGGCCGAGAACACCTTCCGTCCGCCGTGGTTCCACCGCAACCTGATGAACGAATTCATGGGCCTGATCCAGGGCGAATACGACGCCAAGGCCGAAGGCTTCGTGCCCGGCGGCGCCTCGCTGCACAGCTGCATGAGCGCCCACGGCCCGGACGGTGAGACCTGTACCAAAGCGATCAACGCCGAGCTTAAACCCGCGAAGATCGACAACACCATGGCCTTCATGTTCGAGACCAGCCAAGTGCTGCGCCCGAGCCGTTTTGCTCTCGACTGCCCGCAACTGCAATCCACTTACGACGCCTGCTGGGCCACGCTGCCCGCCACGTTCGACCCGACCCGGAGATAA
- a CDS encoding LuxR C-terminal-related transcriptional regulator: MTAMTPCLDRPGFLPRLSAHHQPRARLNGPLLESMARVRLICAPAGSGKSALLAECLLQAPPRCEVGWLPLAGAALSTSEFCLRLAQALGLAETTESALVTELSRWSRPTWLFIDDYCRLPDPALDALLDRLLTVSSPACVWWIGTRRRPQCNWPRLLLDDELYECESPTLALTQAEIAQALKHLPAEQASDLSARIYQRTAGWCAGVRMALLRKCDWSQTTESQQRVDTLLDYLQHELFSGLTPELTEVWRVLAQMPRFNAQLCEHLFGVGEGAIHLRTLQLLGCFIEPWNESADWLQIFPPLSRVVREEHWPSRRTWHRRACQWFSAAQDWRSAFEQALLAEEFEAAISLLQHFSFEQLFEEQTVVLLLRLHEQQSEELTLSTPQLVGLITAALLFAGRFEQAAKCIGHLGRFMPQPSPALEGELISRWQTLQGWLLHLEGRMEAAHECFSQALEVLDSENWIARVMCLSGLTQQALLRGELDLAQALNRQALCLARAHGSLVFEALLELDHGQLLEQRGAAPRAESLLAGVHDLLARQPNRLSPLLGRIALRRGRLALSQGLDASAAAFFQSGLDDCKRNQDKRVLYGYLGLAQLAANEADYQKAFLWLRDAERLMQQRQIPETVYRGVLLQVSSLFWLQQGRPELVCEAMTRLLRHYQGSAALQAPPATLELIPRVECLLVLAQVGLGAARNPIGRLQLLLEAAQRCRMLSLETDLHLALAEVAFFQGDQASALGYLHRGLELAIQHGLHQAQRELRMRRPDMAQLLDNKVTEPSCAEALSGSGLLSQRELEVLRLIAKGCSNQQVADQLFISIHTVKTHARRIHGKLGVERRTQAVANAKLLGFSL; this comes from the coding sequence ATGACCGCCATGACGCCATGTCTGGATCGCCCCGGATTTCTGCCCAGACTGTCTGCCCATCACCAGCCACGCGCGCGATTGAACGGGCCGTTGCTGGAGTCGATGGCGCGGGTCAGGCTGATCTGCGCGCCTGCGGGCAGTGGCAAGAGTGCGCTGCTTGCCGAATGTCTGCTGCAGGCGCCGCCACGCTGCGAAGTCGGCTGGTTACCGCTGGCGGGCGCGGCATTGAGTACCAGTGAATTTTGTCTGCGACTGGCGCAGGCGCTGGGGCTGGCCGAAACAACAGAGTCCGCTCTGGTCACTGAGCTGAGTCGCTGGTCGAGGCCCACGTGGCTGTTTATCGATGACTATTGCCGCCTGCCGGATCCGGCGCTGGACGCGTTGCTTGATCGGTTACTGACGGTCAGCAGTCCGGCGTGTGTCTGGTGGATCGGCACGCGCAGACGCCCGCAATGCAACTGGCCCCGCCTGCTGCTCGACGATGAACTGTACGAGTGCGAAAGCCCGACGCTGGCGCTCACGCAAGCAGAAATTGCCCAGGCGCTGAAGCACTTGCCCGCCGAGCAGGCAAGCGACCTGTCAGCGCGAATCTACCAGCGAACCGCAGGCTGGTGCGCCGGGGTCCGCATGGCGCTGTTGCGCAAATGCGATTGGTCGCAGACAACTGAATCACAGCAACGCGTCGATACGCTGCTCGACTACCTGCAACATGAACTCTTCAGTGGCCTCACGCCGGAACTGACCGAAGTCTGGCGCGTGCTCGCACAAATGCCGCGTTTCAATGCTCAACTGTGCGAGCACTTGTTCGGCGTCGGGGAGGGGGCCATACACCTTCGCACTTTGCAATTGCTTGGCTGCTTTATCGAACCGTGGAATGAGTCCGCCGACTGGTTGCAGATTTTTCCGCCGCTGTCTCGCGTTGTGCGCGAGGAACACTGGCCATCGCGCCGTACATGGCACCGCCGGGCGTGCCAGTGGTTCAGCGCTGCACAGGACTGGCGCTCGGCATTTGAGCAAGCGTTATTGGCCGAAGAGTTTGAAGCGGCGATCAGCCTTTTGCAGCACTTCAGTTTCGAGCAGTTATTTGAAGAGCAAACGGTCGTGTTGTTGCTGCGATTACACGAGCAACAAAGTGAAGAGTTGACGCTGAGCACTCCGCAACTGGTCGGGCTGATTACCGCTGCGTTGCTCTTTGCCGGTCGTTTCGAACAGGCAGCGAAATGCATCGGGCACCTGGGGCGGTTCATGCCGCAGCCTTCGCCAGCGCTTGAGGGGGAGTTGATTTCACGTTGGCAAACGTTGCAAGGCTGGTTACTGCATTTGGAAGGGCGGATGGAGGCCGCTCACGAATGCTTTTCGCAAGCGCTGGAGGTACTCGATTCCGAGAACTGGATCGCTCGGGTGATGTGTTTGTCAGGGTTGACCCAGCAGGCTCTGTTGCGCGGCGAGCTGGATCTGGCCCAGGCGCTGAATCGCCAAGCGCTGTGCCTGGCGCGGGCGCACGGCTCGCTGGTTTTCGAAGCACTGCTTGAACTCGATCACGGTCAATTACTCGAGCAGCGCGGTGCGGCACCTCGGGCTGAAAGTCTGCTGGCGGGCGTGCATGATCTGCTCGCCCGCCAGCCGAACCGTCTGAGCCCTTTGCTGGGGCGGATTGCCTTGCGTCGCGGGCGCCTTGCGCTGAGTCAGGGGCTGGATGCCTCGGCGGCTGCGTTTTTTCAGTCGGGGCTGGACGATTGCAAGCGCAATCAAGACAAGCGGGTTTTGTATGGCTATCTGGGACTGGCGCAACTGGCTGCCAACGAGGCGGATTATCAAAAGGCGTTCCTATGGCTGCGTGACGCGGAGCGTTTGATGCAGCAAAGGCAGATTCCGGAAACGGTTTATCGGGGTGTGCTGTTACAGGTCAGCAGCCTGTTCTGGTTACAGCAAGGACGTCCCGAGCTGGTATGCGAGGCCATGACACGTCTGCTGCGGCACTATCAAGGGTCAGCTGCATTACAGGCACCGCCGGCGACACTTGAGCTGATTCCGCGGGTTGAATGTCTGCTGGTCCTGGCGCAGGTTGGCCTTGGTGCTGCTCGCAATCCGATCGGCCGCCTCCAGTTGCTGCTGGAAGCGGCGCAACGATGCAGAATGCTCTCGCTGGAAACCGATCTGCATCTGGCGTTGGCCGAGGTTGCCTTCTTTCAGGGGGATCAGGCCTCGGCGCTGGGGTATTTGCACCGGGGTCTTGAACTGGCTATTCAGCACGGTCTGCATCAGGCCCAGCGTGAGCTGAGAATGCGCCGTCCTGATATGGCGCAATTGCTGGACAACAAGGTCACTGAACCTTCCTGTGCAGAGGCTTTGAGTGGCTCCGGTCTGCTCAGTCAGCGCGAGCTGGAGGTTTTGCGCCTGATTGCAAAGGGGTGTTCCAATCAACAAGTTGCCGATCAGCTCTTTATTTCGATACATACGGTAAAAACTCACGCGCGACGAATACATGGAAAGTTAGGTGTCGAGCGACGAACTCAGGCAGTGGCGAACGCAAAGTTACTGGGGTTTAGTCTGTAG
- a CDS encoding IclR family transcriptional regulator — MEKTSDSNGKQKVRSAEVGTDILKALAELSPATSLSRLAEHVQMPASKVHRYLQALIASGFAEQNPATNHYGLGREALRVGLAALNSMDVLKVAALPLSDLRDELNETCFLAVWGNQGATVVHIEPAVRAVTVVTQLGSVLPLLSSSTGLVFSAYLPHRETDELREQEIAVADHPLADEKVYATLCEKIRERGLHHVHGLLMPGVDALSAPVFNAVGQVAAVLTIVGPTSLFHADENGPAAQRLLAATRAVSWRMGFDAEARLEVR, encoded by the coding sequence ATGGAAAAAACCAGCGACAGCAACGGCAAACAGAAAGTCCGCTCGGCCGAAGTCGGCACCGACATCCTCAAGGCACTGGCCGAGTTGTCGCCAGCCACGTCGCTGTCGCGCCTGGCCGAACATGTGCAGATGCCAGCGAGCAAAGTGCATCGTTATCTGCAGGCGTTGATCGCCTCGGGTTTTGCCGAGCAGAACCCCGCCACTAACCATTACGGCCTCGGCCGTGAAGCATTGCGCGTGGGCCTGGCCGCCCTCAACAGTATGGACGTGCTGAAAGTCGCCGCCCTGCCGTTGTCCGATCTGCGCGACGAACTCAATGAAACCTGTTTTCTGGCGGTATGGGGCAATCAGGGCGCGACCGTGGTGCACATCGAACCGGCAGTGCGCGCGGTGACGGTGGTGACGCAACTGGGATCGGTGCTGCCGCTGCTCAGTTCCTCGACCGGCCTGGTGTTCAGCGCCTACTTGCCGCACCGGGAAACCGACGAGTTGCGCGAACAGGAAATTGCCGTCGCCGACCATCCACTGGCCGATGAAAAGGTTTATGCGACGTTATGTGAAAAGATCCGCGAACGCGGTCTGCACCATGTGCATGGTTTGCTGATGCCGGGTGTCGATGCCTTGTCGGCCCCCGTGTTCAACGCCGTCGGGCAAGTCGCTGCCGTGCTGACTATCGTCGGTCCAACATCGTTGTTCCACGCCGACGAAAACGGCCCGGCGGCGCAGCGGTTGTTGGCTGCGACGCGGGCCGTGAGTTGGCGGATGGGGTTCGACGCAGAGGCGCGCCTCGAGGTCCGATAG
- a CDS encoding DUF1329 domain-containing protein, producing MRKMILQCGVLALSLLAANVMAAVSAEEANKLGTSLTPLGAEKAGNADGSIPAWTGGIPKNAGAVDSKGFLADPFANEKPLFTITAANVDQYKSKLSDGQVAMFKRYPETYKIPVYPTHRTVAVPPEIYESAKRSALNVTSINDGNGLANFTGNRYYAFPIPKNGVEVLWNHITRYHGGNLRRIITQVTPQTNGSYTPIRFEEEIAVPQLMKDIDPEKAANVLTFFKQSVTAPARLAGNVLLVHETLDQVKEPRLAWIYNAGQRRVRRAPQVAYDGPGTAADGLRTSDNFDMFSGAPDRYDWKLVGKKEMYIPYNSYKLDSPKLKYDDIVKAGHINQDLTRYELHRVWEVVGTVKPSERHIYAKRHMYIDEDSWQVALADHYDGRGQLWRVAEGHAQYYYDHQAQAYTLEALYDIIAGRYIALGMKNEEKHSFEFGFEAKAADYTPSALRAEGVR from the coding sequence ATGCGCAAAATGATTCTGCAATGCGGTGTGCTGGCCCTGAGTCTGCTGGCGGCCAACGTGATGGCCGCGGTATCTGCGGAGGAGGCCAACAAACTCGGCACCAGCCTGACGCCGCTCGGCGCCGAGAAGGCCGGTAACGCTGACGGTTCGATCCCGGCATGGACCGGCGGCATCCCGAAAAACGCCGGTGCGGTGGACAGCAAAGGCTTCCTCGCCGACCCGTTTGCCAATGAAAAACCGCTGTTCACCATCACCGCGGCCAACGTCGACCAGTACAAGAGCAAGCTTTCCGATGGCCAGGTGGCGATGTTCAAACGCTACCCGGAGACCTACAAGATCCCGGTCTATCCGACCCACCGCACCGTCGCCGTGCCGCCAGAAATCTACGAGTCGGCCAAGCGCAGCGCACTCAACGTTACCAGCATCAACGACGGCAACGGCCTCGCCAATTTCACCGGTAATCGCTATTACGCCTTCCCGATTCCGAAGAATGGTGTCGAGGTGTTGTGGAACCACATCACCCGATATCACGGCGGCAACCTGCGCCGGATCATCACCCAGGTCACGCCGCAGACCAACGGCAGCTACACGCCGATCCGCTTCGAAGAAGAGATCGCCGTGCCGCAATTGATGAAGGATATCGATCCGGAAAAAGCCGCCAACGTGCTGACCTTCTTCAAGCAGTCGGTGACCGCGCCGGCGCGACTGGCCGGTAACGTGCTGCTGGTGCACGAGACCCTCGATCAGGTGAAGGAACCGCGTCTGGCGTGGATTTACAACGCCGGCCAGCGCCGTGTACGCCGCGCTCCGCAAGTCGCCTATGACGGCCCGGGCACCGCCGCTGATGGCCTGCGTACGTCGGACAACTTCGACATGTTCTCCGGAGCACCGGATCGCTACGACTGGAAACTGGTCGGCAAGAAGGAAATGTATATTCCGTACAACAGCTACAAACTCGATTCGCCGAAGCTCAAGTACGACGACATCGTCAAGGCCGGGCACATCAATCAGGACCTGACCCGTTATGAGTTGCACCGGGTCTGGGAAGTGGTCGGCACGGTCAAGCCGAGCGAGCGCCACATCTACGCCAAGCGCCACATGTACATTGACGAGGACAGCTGGCAAGTAGCGCTCGCCGACCACTACGACGGTCGCGGGCAACTGTGGCGTGTCGCCGAAGGTCACGCGCAGTACTACTACGATCACCAGGCGCAGGCCTACACCCTCGAAGCGCTCTACGACATCATTGCCGGTCGATACATTGCCCTGGGGATGAAGAACGAAGAGAAGCATAGCTTCGAGTTCGGCTTCGAAGCCAAGGCTGCCGACTACACGCCATCGGCCCTGCGCGCAGAGGGCGTGCGGTAA
- a CDS encoding DUF1302 domain-containing protein: protein MTKTTMRAIFTPQALAAAVALGCCAQAQAVSFNIGEIEGTFDSSLSVGASWGMRDADKSLVGTVNGGTGQSSTGDDGRLNFKKGETFSKIVKGIHDLELKYGDTGVFVRGKYWYDFELKDEDREFKQISDKGRKEGAKSSGAQILDAFVYHNYSIADLPGTVRAGKQVVSWGESTFIGNSINSINPIDVSAFRRPGAEIKEGLIPVNMLFGSQGLTDQLTVEGFYQLEWDQTVLDNCGTFFGVDVAADGCNSGYTVGNPAIAPLVPLTTAFGQGIQVTREGVVIPRGGDRDARDSGQWGTALRWLGDDTEYGLYFMNYHSRTPTVGTTTAGLSTLAALPGMVGIANGLAPGSGSGLAQSVMLGRGGYYLEYPEDIRLYGASFSTTLPTGTAWTGEISYRPNAPVQVSTNDLTLALLNPIAGGTASPLSTSPGADNKGYRRKEVTQIQSTLTHFFDQVLGAERLTVVGEAAVVRVGGLESRSKLRYGRDSVYGQYGFGGDTDGFVTSTSWGYRARAILDYANVIGGINLKPNLSWSHDVAGYGPNGLFNEGAKAISVGVDADYRNTYTASLSYTDFFGGDYNVLEDRDFVALSFGVNF, encoded by the coding sequence ATGACAAAAACAACAATGCGCGCCATCTTCACACCGCAGGCGCTGGCAGCCGCGGTGGCTCTGGGTTGCTGTGCCCAGGCGCAAGCGGTTTCGTTCAACATCGGGGAAATCGAGGGCACGTTCGATTCGTCGCTGTCGGTGGGGGCGAGTTGGGGCATGCGCGATGCCGACAAGTCGCTGGTCGGCACGGTCAACGGTGGTACCGGGCAATCCTCCACCGGTGATGACGGGCGCTTGAACTTCAAGAAGGGCGAGACCTTCTCGAAAATCGTCAAAGGCATTCACGATCTAGAACTGAAGTACGGTGACACCGGTGTGTTCGTGCGTGGCAAGTACTGGTACGACTTCGAACTCAAGGATGAAGACCGCGAGTTTAAACAGATCAGCGACAAGGGCCGCAAGGAGGGCGCCAAGTCGTCCGGCGCGCAGATTCTCGATGCATTCGTCTATCACAACTATTCCATTGCCGATCTGCCGGGCACCGTACGCGCCGGCAAACAAGTGGTGAGCTGGGGCGAAAGTACCTTCATCGGCAACTCGATCAACAGCATCAACCCGATCGACGTCTCGGCGTTCCGGCGTCCCGGCGCAGAGATCAAGGAAGGCCTGATTCCGGTGAACATGCTGTTCGGCTCGCAAGGCCTGACGGATCAGTTGACCGTCGAAGGCTTCTATCAACTGGAGTGGGACCAGACCGTACTCGACAACTGCGGCACGTTCTTCGGCGTCGATGTGGCGGCGGACGGTTGCAACAGCGGCTACACCGTCGGCAACCCGGCCATTGCGCCGCTGGTGCCGTTGACCACCGCGTTTGGCCAAGGCATTCAAGTGACCCGCGAAGGCGTGGTGATTCCCCGTGGTGGCGATCGCGATGCGCGGGATTCCGGGCAGTGGGGCACAGCGTTACGCTGGCTGGGTGACGATACCGAGTACGGCCTCTATTTCATGAACTATCACAGCCGCACGCCGACGGTGGGCACGACTACGGCAGGGCTTTCGACCCTGGCGGCCTTGCCGGGCATGGTCGGCATCGCCAACGGCCTGGCGCCCGGCAGCGGCTCGGGGCTGGCGCAGAGCGTGATGCTCGGGCGCGGTGGGTACTACCTCGAATACCCGGAAGACATTCGTCTGTACGGCGCGAGTTTCTCCACCACGCTGCCCACCGGCACCGCGTGGACCGGCGAAATCAGCTACCGGCCAAACGCCCCGGTGCAGGTCAGCACAAACGACCTGACGCTGGCGCTGCTCAACCCTATTGCCGGCGGCACGGCCTCACCACTGTCGACTTCCCCAGGCGCTGACAACAAGGGTTACCGGCGCAAAGAAGTCACGCAGATCCAGAGCACCCTCACGCACTTTTTCGATCAGGTCCTGGGCGCCGAACGCCTGACCGTTGTCGGTGAAGCAGCGGTGGTGCGGGTCGGTGGTCTGGAGTCTCGCAGCAAGCTGCGTTATGGCCGGGACTCGGTGTACGGCCAGTACGGTTTCGGTGGCGATACCGACGGCTTCGTCACCTCGACTTCGTGGGGCTACCGCGCCCGGGCGATCCTTGATTACGCCAACGTGATCGGCGGGATCAACCTCAAACCCAACCTGTCGTGGTCGCACGACGTCGCCGGTTACGGCCCCAACGGTTTGTTCAACGAAGGTGCGAAAGCGATCAGCGTCGGCGTCGATGCCGATTACCGCAACACCTACACCGCGAGCCTCAGTTACACCGACTTTTTCGGTGGCGACTACAACGTCCTCGAAGACCGTGACTTCGTCGCCCTGAGCTTCGGCGTGAACTTCTGA
- a CDS encoding dermonecrotic toxin domain-containing protein, with protein MNNLNASAGNLPAWLSGVSAQNQQRYEQLIQAMVGQESRRDQLLGSAASLKAYASTRIKEWLNSALGVSLDPENIKVTCRHTINLGARTLVQEDKRTFVELALFGLHDRNQRFAMTFEGQVPVGLTPLRVENWLSAIDIRSDFLEVRRKAFNDYNVQIALLDVLVARIAYSVFAATLQGHINQSGMSMVERFIQGDPSISASAFVMNGYRFGFRDLIVYQHKANPFGSCTLYAPGSPDGRDWYQFPNSRELEFHVAGWVRTVQGLSYLTSQAHPSERATLAKYTTVLRHLPSAWKGATFMQWPVAPEGILAEAVFHQIAWDLAQEGLAHPAAYRDSSGELRQSFARLNTELKALYTVGTREAGFQTYERFCYDLIKQRIEELLTTFGKTVQVNPDEIFIELSEKEKVPLTQLIIKETPFYVHDLKGEVIGVYPNFRVGEKHPALPDLDIRHLASWSRTLRPGEKYIAMLRTDYLNRQHSDYEFKREVHFKTRQAEMHRSVLSGFYSGGITSAVAEQLRTLITNFDKGPVSSFPPFGETASTVQYSAVFKFHVKRCLVEGVYVFRLVQNRNINEILYTPDAPDGVHFRPMSQFFESIKEHGLGQYFYDRVKYVDQRIMGTFINNIEFNNISEELPRLELNSRVLSLRASYNERIERIISDVDAQTTSLHEIIGKLAYDTAVLAANVVSLVIPPVGVGLTVVQITKNVLDGAESYRYGDRESAFNNFKDALLDLASLVPGGKEATKAQKTLIQLMGDGKTIVGLIASATGQSLGHERLLELLEEILKEEPAGDSKTVLL; from the coding sequence ATGAATAATCTAAATGCGTCTGCCGGTAACCTGCCCGCCTGGCTGTCTGGTGTCAGTGCGCAAAATCAACAGCGCTACGAGCAGTTGATACAGGCCATGGTTGGCCAGGAATCGCGGCGAGACCAGTTGCTCGGCAGTGCGGCATCGCTGAAAGCTTATGCGTCTACGCGTATTAAAGAATGGCTCAACAGTGCATTGGGCGTTTCGCTTGATCCGGAAAACATAAAAGTCACTTGCCGCCATACCATCAACTTGGGAGCGCGCACGCTTGTTCAGGAAGACAAACGCACCTTTGTGGAACTGGCCCTGTTCGGTTTGCATGATCGCAATCAACGCTTCGCCATGACTTTCGAAGGACAGGTTCCTGTCGGCTTGACTCCCTTGCGCGTCGAAAACTGGTTATCGGCTATTGATATTCGCTCGGATTTTCTGGAGGTGCGTCGTAAAGCCTTTAATGACTACAACGTACAAATTGCTTTGTTGGATGTCTTGGTGGCGCGCATCGCTTACAGCGTGTTTGCCGCGACCTTGCAAGGGCATATCAATCAGTCAGGCATGTCGATGGTCGAGCGTTTTATTCAAGGCGACCCAAGTATTTCGGCCTCTGCCTTTGTCATGAATGGCTACCGGTTCGGTTTCAGGGATCTGATTGTTTACCAGCACAAGGCTAACCCCTTTGGCAGTTGTACTTTGTATGCACCCGGTTCGCCAGATGGCCGCGACTGGTATCAGTTCCCCAATAGTCGCGAGCTGGAATTTCATGTTGCTGGCTGGGTAAGAACAGTTCAAGGGCTGAGCTATCTGACTTCGCAGGCACACCCGTCGGAGAGAGCGACACTGGCGAAATATACAACGGTCCTGCGGCATCTTCCCAGCGCTTGGAAAGGGGCAACGTTTATGCAGTGGCCGGTCGCCCCAGAGGGCATTCTTGCAGAGGCGGTTTTCCACCAGATCGCTTGGGATCTTGCGCAGGAAGGTCTCGCGCATCCTGCGGCCTATCGAGACTCGTCGGGCGAATTACGTCAGTCGTTTGCCCGTTTGAATACTGAATTGAAAGCGCTCTATACCGTCGGCACTCGCGAAGCCGGCTTCCAGACTTATGAGCGCTTTTGTTACGACCTTATCAAACAAAGAATTGAAGAGCTGTTAACAACCTTCGGGAAGACCGTTCAGGTAAACCCGGACGAGATTTTCATTGAACTGAGTGAAAAGGAAAAGGTTCCGCTCACCCAGTTGATTATCAAAGAAACGCCGTTTTACGTTCACGATCTCAAGGGCGAAGTCATTGGGGTTTATCCAAATTTTCGTGTAGGCGAGAAACATCCAGCGCTGCCTGATCTTGATATACGTCATTTGGCCAGTTGGTCCCGGACTTTACGCCCGGGAGAGAAGTACATCGCCATGCTGCGTACTGATTATTTAAATCGGCAACATTCGGATTACGAGTTCAAGCGTGAAGTTCACTTCAAGACCCGACAAGCAGAAATGCACCGTTCGGTGCTGTCTGGTTTTTACTCCGGTGGAATCACGAGCGCAGTGGCTGAGCAATTACGTACGCTGATTACCAACTTCGATAAAGGCCCGGTTTCCTCTTTTCCGCCTTTCGGCGAGACCGCGTCCACTGTGCAGTACAGTGCGGTTTTCAAGTTTCATGTTAAAAGATGCCTGGTTGAAGGGGTTTATGTATTCAGGCTGGTACAGAACCGCAATATCAATGAAATCCTCTACACGCCTGATGCACCTGATGGCGTGCATTTTCGCCCGATGAGTCAATTCTTCGAATCGATCAAGGAACACGGGCTGGGTCAGTACTTCTATGATCGGGTCAAGTACGTGGATCAGCGGATCATGGGCACGTTCATCAACAATATTGAGTTCAACAATATTTCCGAAGAACTTCCGAGGCTTGAGTTGAACAGCCGAGTGCTGTCCTTGCGGGCGAGTTATAACGAACGCATCGAGCGGATTATTTCCGATGTTGACGCGCAGACCACCAGTCTCCACGAAATCATCGGCAAGCTGGCATATGATACGGCGGTATTGGCCGCAAACGTCGTCAGCCTGGTTATCCCGCCGGTAGGGGTGGGGCTCACCGTGGTGCAAATCACCAAGAACGTGTTGGATGGCGCCGAATCCTATAGATATGGCGATCGAGAAAGCGCATTCAACAATTTCAAGGATGCGCTGCTGGATCTGGCTTCGCTGGTGCCCGGCGGTAAAGAAGCGACCAAGGCCCAGAAAACGCTGATTCAGCTCATGGGTGATGGCAAGACAATTGTTGGTCTGATCGCTTCGGCAACCGGCCAGTCCCTTGGCCATGAACGACTTCTGGAGTTACTGGAAGAAATTCTGAAAGAGGAGCCGGCGGGCGACAGCAAAACCGTGTTGCTTTAA